One region of Deinococcus budaensis genomic DNA includes:
- a CDS encoding aspartate aminotransferase family protein, translating into MTASPSSPALPPGLPAPLPPDPGSPLPAAQLPPGFIRAGDVLEGRLSPAQTRTLDQRHGNEELLFGLDLLGLAGPFSRVTPWELEDERGVRRINASGYAAVPFGEMPPVITDFLREFLTKNRAMGLPQQSSSPWRAALQSNLVRLLARELPSHADSQVFFCSSGTEAIEGALKFAKAWRPRAKFYLSFSSGYHGKTLGSLSLTPNPEYQDVFRPLLPGALTSPYGDLDALTRLVRRLGPDNVVAVVVEPIQGEGGVNIPPPGFLRGVGELCRRHGIVCIADEIQTGLGRTGHWFESAAQGLDPDIVTLAKPLGGGMTAVGATIVRHAIYKKMLGGLSSKRHSNTFGGGALAMAVGLKSLEYLVEQDLPARSTRLGALGLERLQATQRQHPRLLENVRGQGLLLAMQFRPVVGVPLPGVLKEIVFEATAILALRELHAAGVMANLSLSSKRTVRLTPALDMPEDLFGAMFDRVGVFAARNPASRHLLTNTPPAVTARLAKFAASKPKKRTESDG; encoded by the coding sequence ATGACCGCCTCCCCCTCCTCTCCTGCGCTCCCTCCGGGTCTTCCGGCACCCCTGCCCCCGGACCCCGGCTCGCCCCTGCCCGCCGCCCAGCTTCCCCCCGGCTTCATCCGCGCGGGGGACGTGCTGGAGGGCCGCCTCAGCCCGGCGCAGACGCGCACCCTCGACCAGCGACACGGCAACGAGGAACTGCTTTTCGGGCTGGACCTGCTGGGCCTGGCCGGGCCGTTCTCGCGCGTGACCCCCTGGGAGCTGGAAGACGAGCGCGGCGTGCGGCGCATCAACGCCTCGGGCTACGCGGCGGTGCCGTTCGGGGAGATGCCGCCCGTCATCACCGACTTTTTGCGCGAATTCCTGACGAAAAACCGCGCGATGGGCCTGCCCCAGCAGTCGAGTTCGCCGTGGCGGGCGGCGCTTCAGAGCAACCTCGTGCGGCTGCTCGCGCGCGAGCTGCCCAGCCACGCCGACTCGCAGGTCTTTTTCTGCTCCAGCGGCACCGAGGCCATCGAGGGCGCACTGAAATTTGCCAAGGCCTGGCGCCCGAGGGCGAAGTTCTACCTCTCCTTTTCCAGCGGCTACCACGGCAAGACGCTGGGGAGCCTGTCCCTGACGCCCAACCCCGAGTATCAGGACGTGTTCCGCCCGCTGCTTCCCGGCGCGCTGACCAGCCCCTACGGCGACCTGGACGCCCTGACCCGGCTGGTGCGGCGGCTGGGGCCGGACAACGTGGTCGCGGTCGTCGTCGAGCCGATTCAGGGCGAGGGCGGCGTGAACATTCCCCCGCCGGGCTTTCTGCGCGGGGTGGGCGAGCTGTGCCGCCGTCACGGCATCGTGTGCATCGCGGACGAGATTCAGACCGGGCTGGGGCGCACCGGCCACTGGTTCGAGTCGGCGGCGCAGGGCCTGGACCCCGACATCGTGACCCTCGCCAAGCCGCTGGGCGGGGGCATGACGGCGGTGGGCGCGACCATCGTCCGCCACGCGATCTACAAGAAGATGCTGGGCGGCCTGAGCAGCAAACGGCACTCCAACACCTTCGGCGGCGGCGCGCTGGCGATGGCGGTGGGCCTGAAATCGCTGGAATACCTCGTGGAGCAGGACCTCCCGGCCCGCAGCACCCGCCTGGGAGCGTTGGGGCTGGAGAGATTGCAGGCCACTCAGCGCCAGCACCCGCGCCTGCTGGAAAACGTGCGCGGCCAGGGCCTGCTGCTGGCGATGCAGTTCCGGCCGGTGGTGGGGGTACCCCTCCCCGGCGTGCTGAAGGAGATCGTCTTCGAGGCGACCGCCATTCTGGCCCTGCGCGAGCTGCACGCGGCGGGCGTGATGGCGAACCTCAGCCTCAGCTCCAAGCGCACCGTGCGCCTGACCCCGGCCCTCGACATGCCCGAGGACCTCTTCGGCGCGATGTTTGACCGGGTCGGCGTCTTTGCCGCCCGCAATCCCGCCTCGCGCCACCTGCTGACCAACACGCCGCCCGCCGTCACCGCCCGGTTGGCGAAGTTCGCCGCGAGCAAGCCCAAGAAGCGGACGGAAAGCGACGGGTAA
- a CDS encoding alpha/beta hydrolase, with the protein MTLRRRPRLTPSSRARRALQLGVVLLLGAAAGRLSPVVVRPPLVLGQDAAYPGAAGTARVTLEWAPQPFINIEPRGRAAGTLLVFYGGGLVRPQAYEWLGRALAARGVQTVIPVFPLDLAVTGVNRAGSLIGRFGAGKRVVLAGHSLGGAVAAGYAAEQGSSLSGLVLLAAYPARNVDLRAAPFPVLSLLAARDGVAAAEDVRGGLDRLPPGTTLTVLPGAVHAFFGRYGPQRGDGLPDVTREQTEREIVRAVGGFLDTLPPR; encoded by the coding sequence GTGACCCTTCGCCGCCGCCCGCGCCTGACGCCTTCTTCCCGTGCCCGGCGGGCGCTGCAACTGGGGGTGGTGCTGCTGCTGGGGGCGGCAGCCGGGCGCCTCAGCCCGGTGGTGGTGCGCCCGCCGCTGGTGCTGGGGCAAGACGCGGCGTATCCAGGGGCGGCGGGAACGGCCCGCGTGACGCTGGAGTGGGCGCCGCAGCCCTTCATCAACATCGAACCCCGGGGCCGGGCGGCCGGGACACTGCTGGTCTTCTACGGCGGCGGGCTGGTGCGGCCCCAGGCCTACGAGTGGCTGGGGCGAGCGCTGGCGGCGCGGGGCGTGCAGACGGTCATCCCGGTCTTTCCGCTGGACCTGGCCGTGACCGGGGTGAACCGCGCCGGGAGCCTGATCGGGCGTTTCGGCGCGGGCAAACGGGTGGTGCTGGCCGGGCACTCGCTGGGCGGCGCGGTGGCGGCCGGATACGCGGCAGAACAGGGCAGCTCACTCTCGGGGCTGGTGCTGCTGGCAGCCTATCCGGCACGGAACGTGGACCTGCGCGCCGCCCCCTTTCCGGTGCTGTCGCTGCTGGCCGCGCGTGACGGGGTGGCGGCGGCGGAGGACGTGCGCGGGGGGCTGGACCGCCTGCCGCCGGGGACGACCCTGACGGTGTTGCCCGGCGCGGTCCACGCCTTTTTCGGGCGCTACGGGCCGCAGCGCGGCGACGGCCTGCCGGACGTGACGCGTGAACAGACCGAGCGCGAGATCGTGCGCGCCGTGGGCGGGTTTCTGGACACGCTGCCGCCGCGCTGA
- a CDS encoding MDR family MFS transporter encodes MSDAASLSPSAQRARQLATSGLILGVFLAALESSVVASAMPSVIADLGGQRMYALPFAVYLLTSTVSSPLWGRASDVWGRRRLYLVGVVLFLAGSALCGLAQSMGWLVGARALQGLGAGAVLPLTLTIIGETYALTERGRVQAFISGVWGLSGLTGPLLGGWLTDTLSWRWTFYASLPFGLAALVIAWRHLRETGTPRPARLDWAGAALFTLGSGLTVWGLEGRAWTLVGAGLLILAAAIVTERRHPEPLLPMRALGQRVTALAFAGNLLGGAAYFGVIAYLPLYAQGVGGGGATGAGAILTPMLVGWTLSSILSARLLTRVPLARLSQLGFLVLTVTFAALIFAVHAPLWVTSALGFVVGIGMGFSMLSLLLSAQEKAAREELGAVTSGVLFARQMGGALGVALMALLIGPAAILTGGLALAEGLQRAYVLAFGLVTLGFVLTLGLRVVRPGAGGAPETKPSGAD; translated from the coding sequence ATGAGTGACGCCGCCTCCCTTTCCCCCAGCGCGCAGCGTGCGCGGCAGCTCGCCACCTCGGGCCTGATCCTGGGGGTCTTTCTGGCCGCGCTGGAGTCCAGCGTGGTCGCCTCGGCCATGCCCAGCGTGATCGCCGACCTGGGCGGACAGCGGATGTACGCCCTCCCCTTCGCGGTGTACCTGCTGACCAGCACCGTGAGCAGTCCGCTGTGGGGCCGCGCCTCGGACGTGTGGGGACGGCGGCGGCTGTATCTGGTGGGCGTGGTGCTGTTTCTGGCGGGCAGCGCCCTGTGCGGCCTCGCGCAGAGCATGGGCTGGCTGGTGGGCGCCCGTGCGCTCCAGGGGCTGGGAGCGGGCGCGGTGCTGCCCCTCACGCTGACGATCATCGGGGAGACGTACGCGCTGACCGAGCGCGGGCGGGTCCAGGCGTTCATCAGCGGGGTGTGGGGCCTCTCGGGGCTGACCGGGCCGCTGCTGGGCGGCTGGCTCACCGACACGCTGTCGTGGCGCTGGACCTTTTACGCCTCGCTGCCGTTCGGGCTGGCGGCGCTGGTGATCGCCTGGCGCCACCTGCGCGAGACAGGCACCCCGCGCCCGGCGCGGCTGGACTGGGCGGGCGCGGCGCTCTTTACGCTGGGCAGCGGCCTGACCGTGTGGGGGCTGGAGGGCCGCGCCTGGACCCTGGTCGGCGCGGGGCTGCTGATTCTGGCCGCCGCCATCGTCACCGAGCGGCGGCACCCCGAACCGCTGCTCCCCATGCGGGCGCTGGGGCAGCGGGTCACGGCGCTGGCTTTCGCGGGCAACCTGCTGGGCGGCGCGGCCTACTTCGGCGTGATCGCCTACCTGCCGCTGTACGCGCAGGGGGTGGGGGGCGGCGGCGCGACCGGCGCGGGCGCGATCCTGACGCCGATGCTGGTGGGCTGGACCCTCAGCAGCATTCTCAGCGCCCGGCTGCTGACCAGGGTACCGCTGGCGCGGCTCTCGCAACTGGGCTTTCTGGTGCTCACCGTGACCTTTGCGGCGCTGATCTTCGCGGTTCACGCCCCACTGTGGGTCACGTCCGCGCTGGGCTTCGTGGTCGGGATCGGGATGGGCTTCTCGATGCTGAGCCTGCTGCTCTCGGCGCAGGAAAAGGCCGCGCGCGAGGAACTCGGCGCCGTGACCAGCGGCGTGCTGTTCGCCCGGCAGATGGGCGGGGCGCTGGGGGTCGCCTTGATGGCCCTCCTGATCGGCCCGGCGGCGATCCTGACGGGCGGCCTGGCGCTGGCCGAGGGCTTGCAGCGGGCGTATGTGCTCGCCTTCGGGCTGGTGACGCTGGGCTTCGTGCTGACGCTGGGGCTGCGGGTGGTCCGGCCGGGTGCGGGGGGGGCGCCGGAGACGAAGCCCTCCGGCGCCGATTGA
- a CDS encoding MDR family oxidoreductase yields MTRSNLPLPEQFRALRAVKDDAGFRTEFQTLPLSALPGGDTLVRVTHSSLNYKDGLAVTGRPGVLRSLPMTPGIDLAGTVVQDETGRYQPGDAVVLTGWGIGERQDGGYAEYARVRSEWLVPLPPGTDAAWAMSVGTAGFTAMLAVLSLEEHGLTSGGGGEVLVTGAAGGVGSTAVALLAAAGHTVTASTGRPGEEGYLRSLGASHIIGREEVPALKRPLEKERWAGVVDSVGGETLAGAIASTRTHGAVAACGLAGGSELHTSVFPFILRGVGLLGIDSVTCPMERRRAAWTRLARDLPAARLADVTQVRPLSDVPALAQEILAGRVRGRTVVEVGA; encoded by the coding sequence ATGACTCGATCCAACCTGCCCCTGCCCGAACAGTTCCGTGCCCTGCGCGCCGTGAAAGACGACGCGGGCTTCCGCACCGAGTTCCAGACGCTGCCGCTGAGCGCCCTGCCAGGGGGCGACACGCTGGTCCGCGTGACCCACTCCAGCCTCAACTACAAAGACGGGCTGGCCGTGACCGGGCGTCCCGGCGTGCTGCGCTCGCTGCCCATGACGCCCGGCATCGACCTTGCCGGAACGGTCGTGCAAGACGAGACGGGCCGATACCAGCCCGGGGACGCGGTGGTCCTCACCGGCTGGGGCATCGGCGAGCGGCAAGACGGCGGGTACGCCGAGTACGCCCGCGTCCGGTCCGAATGGCTGGTGCCGCTGCCGCCCGGCACCGACGCCGCCTGGGCGATGAGTGTCGGCACGGCGGGCTTCACGGCCATGCTGGCGGTGCTGAGCCTGGAGGAGCACGGGCTGACCTCCGGCGGTGGCGGCGAGGTTCTCGTTACCGGCGCGGCGGGCGGCGTGGGCAGTACAGCGGTCGCCCTGCTCGCGGCGGCGGGGCACACGGTCACGGCGAGCACCGGCCGCCCGGGCGAAGAAGGCTACCTGCGTTCCCTCGGCGCTTCCCACATCATCGGCCGTGAGGAGGTGCCTGCCCTCAAGCGCCCGCTGGAAAAGGAGCGCTGGGCGGGCGTGGTCGACAGCGTGGGCGGGGAGACGCTGGCCGGGGCCATCGCCAGCACCCGCACCCACGGGGCCGTCGCCGCCTGCGGGCTGGCGGGCGGCAGCGAGCTGCACACCAGCGTCTTTCCCTTTATCCTGCGCGGGGTCGGGCTGCTGGGCATCGACTCGGTGACCTGCCCCATGGAGCGCCGCCGGGCGGCGTGGACCCGGCTGGCCCGCGACCTCCCCGCCGCCCGGCTCGCGGACGTGACCCAGGTTCGCCCGCTGAGCGACGTTCCCGCGCTCGCGCAGGAGATTCTGGCGGGCCGGGTGCGGGGCCGCACGGTGGTCGAGGTGGGGGCGTAG
- a CDS encoding acyl-CoA dehydrogenase family protein: MTSQPRNPMDLLAQLDLEALGRLSQKVDLPALLNGASRLNDGQLKQLSRMLAGGSEQQRALPEANGDFYGQLAELGAEQRAVAASVADFMRAHVAPIMNEHWSRDEFPQHLIPELRKLDLLRRVWNEDGTRKSDATVMEGLITLEACRVDVSTAVFFGVHAGLAFASIALGGSPEQKAEWLPKMLDLEAIGAFGLTEPEGGSQVSQGMRTTCRRDGDNWVLNGEKYWIGNSPFSDFTVVWARDVDTQEVRGFIVRTGTPGYSVRKIEGKVALRIVENGHITLEGCRVPETDRLQEVQGWRTTAEVLRLTRAGVAWQGVGCALGAYELALRYAQTREQFGKRIGEFQLIQNHLVHMLGNVTSSLSMVLRLSHMADTGQMRDEHASLAKVVTAARCRETVALARETFGGNGILLDHGVIKHFADTEAIYSYEGTNEINTLVVGRAITGFSAFV; this comes from the coding sequence ATGACATCCCAGCCGAGAAATCCGATGGACCTGCTCGCGCAGCTCGACCTGGAAGCCCTGGGGCGCCTGAGCCAGAAAGTCGATCTGCCCGCACTGCTGAACGGCGCTTCGCGCCTGAACGACGGACAGCTGAAGCAGCTCTCGCGGATGCTGGCGGGCGGGTCCGAACAACAGCGCGCCCTGCCCGAAGCGAACGGGGACTTCTACGGGCAACTCGCGGAACTGGGCGCCGAGCAGCGGGCGGTGGCCGCGAGCGTGGCCGACTTCATGCGTGCCCACGTCGCGCCGATCATGAACGAGCACTGGAGCCGCGACGAGTTCCCCCAGCACCTGATTCCCGAACTCCGCAAGCTCGACCTGCTGCGCCGCGTCTGGAACGAGGACGGCACCCGCAAGAGTGATGCGACCGTCATGGAGGGGCTGATCACCCTCGAAGCCTGCCGGGTGGACGTGTCCACCGCCGTCTTTTTCGGAGTCCACGCGGGGCTGGCCTTCGCATCCATCGCGCTGGGCGGCTCGCCCGAGCAAAAGGCCGAGTGGCTGCCCAAGATGCTCGACCTGGAGGCTATCGGCGCTTTCGGCCTGACCGAACCCGAAGGCGGCTCGCAGGTCAGCCAGGGGATGCGGACGACCTGCCGCCGCGACGGGGACAACTGGGTGCTGAACGGCGAGAAATACTGGATCGGGAACTCGCCCTTCAGCGACTTCACGGTGGTGTGGGCGCGCGATGTGGACACGCAGGAAGTCCGGGGCTTCATCGTGCGCACGGGCACCCCCGGTTACAGCGTGCGGAAAATCGAGGGCAAGGTGGCCCTGCGGATCGTGGAGAACGGGCACATCACCCTGGAAGGCTGCCGGGTGCCCGAGACCGACCGCCTTCAGGAGGTGCAGGGCTGGCGCACGACCGCCGAGGTGCTGCGCCTGACGCGGGCCGGGGTGGCGTGGCAGGGGGTGGGCTGCGCGCTGGGCGCCTACGAACTGGCGCTGCGTTACGCCCAGACGCGCGAGCAGTTCGGCAAGCGCATCGGGGAGTTTCAGCTGATCCAAAACCACCTCGTCCACATGCTGGGCAACGTCACGAGCAGCCTGAGCATGGTGCTGCGGCTCTCGCACATGGCTGACACAGGGCAGATGCGCGACGAGCACGCTTCTCTGGCCAAGGTGGTCACGGCGGCCCGCTGCCGCGAGACGGTGGCGCTGGCCCGCGAGACCTTCGGCGGCAACGGCATTCTGCTTGACCACGGGGTCATCAAGCACTTCGCGGACACCGAGGCGATCTACTCCTACGAGGGCACCAACGAGATCAACACGCTGGTGGTCGGGCGCGCGATCACGGGCTTCAGCGCCTTCGTGTGA
- a CDS encoding NPCBM/NEW2 domain-containing protein → MQPAEADPYANGASYPWAYTAPADRLTPLTLTPGENTLQYEPVLAARNGWGPIEVNRSNGEQAPGDGRTLSINGKTYTRGFGTHAGSELRFSLKGTGATCTRFTADVGVDDEVGPRGKVVFQVYLDGVKAYDSGVMKGKDAARRVDLDISGKGELRLVVTDAGNGINYDHADWADPKIYCQAVQTPPTTGKPGTLDLAFDGDGYVAFPNAGQTGFYGLSNLLQLPNGNLLAIAFQDRKIVQLIPDGQFNRAFGNQGVAPLPFSPRRAVLQDGRLLILGCLDPYCLEPPQYVLNRLRPDGTVDPTYGVNGTVTIEARPSNEGVSSGVFMELQPDGKVIVATAEYDAPKNPVGSGKASRWKLQRYTQNGALDFTFGTAGAILTDVGDDAAIRDMVIQPDGRIVLGGVTGTLGSQAATFIRYTVNGQVDASFAGGTVRINSAATRQELHDLEVQPDGKLLAAVTLMGDEDPYLAKLARLNTDGTLDASFGVGGVASFAPFDQFNGIELQTDGKILGWGDNVFTHHYHPNQPYISGLARLTPQGQPDKTFGTNGIARIVLNDAVSGATQFNLFDFLVQADGKIVLSGYTNTGYNLNNGYIVRLLP, encoded by the coding sequence ATGCAGCCCGCCGAGGCCGACCCCTACGCGAACGGCGCCAGCTACCCCTGGGCCTACACCGCTCCGGCGGACAGGCTCACTCCCCTCACCCTCACGCCCGGCGAGAACACCCTGCAATACGAACCCGTTCTGGCCGCGCGCAACGGCTGGGGTCCCATCGAGGTCAACCGCTCCAACGGCGAGCAGGCCCCCGGAGACGGCCGGACCCTTTCCATCAACGGCAAGACCTATACCCGGGGCTTCGGCACCCACGCGGGCAGCGAACTGCGCTTCAGCCTGAAGGGCACCGGAGCGACCTGCACCCGCTTCACGGCGGACGTGGGGGTGGACGACGAGGTCGGCCCCCGGGGCAAGGTGGTCTTTCAGGTCTACCTGGACGGGGTGAAGGCCTACGACAGCGGCGTGATGAAGGGCAAGGACGCGGCCCGGCGGGTGGACCTGGACATCAGCGGCAAGGGGGAGCTGCGGCTGGTGGTGACGGACGCGGGGAACGGGATCAACTACGACCATGCGGACTGGGCGGATCCGAAGATCTATTGCCAGGCGGTACAGACGCCGCCCACGACCGGCAAGCCCGGCACGTTGGACCTTGCCTTCGACGGAGACGGCTACGTCGCTTTCCCGAACGCAGGCCAGACTGGGTTCTATGGTTTGTCGAATCTCCTTCAACTGCCCAACGGGAACTTGCTCGCTATCGCTTTCCAGGACCGTAAGATCGTGCAGTTGATTCCTGACGGCCAGTTCAACCGGGCGTTCGGCAATCAGGGTGTGGCGCCACTCCCCTTCTCTCCAAGACGTGCGGTGCTGCAAGACGGCCGCTTGCTCATCTTAGGTTGCCTCGACCCTTACTGCCTTGAGCCACCTCAATACGTCCTGAATCGCCTCAGGCCGGACGGCACCGTGGACCCGACATACGGCGTGAATGGAACGGTGACCATCGAAGCCAGGCCGAGCAACGAGGGCGTGTCCAGCGGCGTGTTTATGGAGTTACAGCCGGACGGCAAGGTGATTGTGGCGACGGCGGAATATGACGCACCCAAGAACCCGGTCGGAAGCGGGAAAGCCAGCCGTTGGAAGTTGCAGAGGTACACGCAAAACGGCGCCCTGGATTTCACCTTCGGCACCGCCGGGGCGATCCTCACGGACGTGGGCGACGACGCGGCGATTCGGGACATGGTCATTCAACCTGACGGCCGGATCGTCCTCGGCGGCGTCACCGGCACCCTGGGCAGCCAGGCAGCCACGTTCATCCGGTACACCGTGAACGGCCAGGTGGATGCGTCCTTCGCTGGTGGAACCGTCCGGATCAACTCGGCCGCGACCCGTCAGGAACTGCACGACCTGGAGGTGCAGCCGGACGGCAAGCTGCTGGCCGCCGTCACCCTGATGGGGGACGAGGACCCCTATCTTGCGAAGCTGGCGCGCCTCAACACCGACGGGACGCTGGACGCCAGCTTTGGAGTGGGTGGCGTCGCCTCGTTCGCCCCCTTTGATCAATTTAACGGCATCGAACTTCAAACGGACGGCAAGATTCTGGGGTGGGGTGACAATGTATTCACGCACCATTACCACCCAAATCAGCCTTACATCTCTGGATTGGCCCGGTTAACGCCCCAGGGACAGCCAGACAAGACGTTCGGGACCAATGGGATTGCGCGCATCGTCTTGAATGACGCGGTGTCGGGAGCCACCCAGTTCAACCTCTTTGATTTCCTGGTCCAGGCCGACGGAAAGATCGTGCTGAGTGGCTACACCAACACGGGCTACAACCTGAACAACGGGTACATCGTTCGGCTGCTGCCTTGA
- a CDS encoding NUDIX hydrolase: MPTLSQLRELQSLAQAGLTYTRDPYDRERFGRLLALTADLLAEGTGQTPQEVHGLLNVERGYLTPKVDVRAVVLNAAGEVLLTRERVDGLWSLPGGWADPGDSPRRVAVREVREETGRGVRATRLLALLDKDKHPHPPDLWAVYKVFIACELLEDTAHPGNTETLESGWFAPDALPPLSLGRNLPQQVQRMVELWREPGLGVDLD, from the coding sequence ATGCCGACCCTTTCGCAGCTGCGCGAACTCCAGTCCCTGGCCCAGGCGGGGCTGACGTACACCCGCGATCCCTACGACCGCGAACGCTTCGGGCGCCTGCTGGCCCTGACCGCCGACCTGCTGGCGGAGGGCACCGGGCAGACGCCGCAGGAGGTACACGGGCTGCTGAACGTGGAGCGCGGCTACCTCACGCCCAAGGTGGACGTGCGGGCCGTCGTGCTGAACGCGGCGGGCGAGGTGCTGCTCACCCGCGAGCGGGTGGACGGCCTCTGGAGCCTGCCCGGCGGCTGGGCCGACCCCGGCGACAGCCCCCGCCGGGTCGCCGTGCGCGAGGTCCGCGAGGAAACCGGGCGAGGAGTGCGGGCCACGCGGCTGCTCGCGCTGCTGGACAAGGACAAGCACCCGCATCCGCCCGACCTGTGGGCCGTGTACAAGGTCTTTATCGCCTGCGAGCTGCTGGAGGACACGGCGCACCCCGGCAACACCGAGACGCTGGAAAGCGGCTGGTTCGCGCCGGACGCGCTGCCGCCCCTGTCGCTGGGCCGCAATCTGCCCCAGCAGGTGCAGCGGATGGTCGAGCTGTGGCGCGAGCCGGGGCTGGGCGTGGACCTGGACTGA
- the recQ gene encoding DNA helicase RecQ: MTAVLPPTDQRALDLLKSVWGYGAFRGVQADIVRTVAQGGNALVLMPTGGGKSLCYQVPALLRDGVGVVVSPLIALMKDQVDALRQVGVRAAFLNSTLPPEGVREVEAALMSGDLDLLYVAPERLLLGRTLDLLSQAPVALFAIDEAHCVSQWGHDFRPEYGQLHVLPQRFPQIPRLALTATADERTRADILRVLDLGDAPQFISSFDRPNIQYRVAAKEGPKSQLLDFIRTEHPGDAGIVYCLSRKSVEETARWLQAQGVDAVAYHAGLSPRERNAAQERFLNEEGLIVVATVAFGMGIDKPNVRFVAHLDLPKSLEGYYQETGRAGRDGLGSTAWMVYGLADVVNVKRMLSQSLAPEDVKRVEAAKLDALLTYCEAATCRRQVLLSYFGETLPEPCGNCDVCLTPPRVRDATREAQMALSAVVRTGNRFGAAHLTDVLLGRDTEKVRAMGHHTLPTFGVGRDHDEKTWRGLLRQLVSLGYLAAGEHHGLTATAKARAILKGEETLTLREDTLAPRAARAGRDRAARGNRAPVDAQDQPLFGALRQWRLSKAREQAVPPYVIFNDATLKTIAELRPGSLNTLGSVGGVGSRKLAEYGEEVLAVVREHSGGSQRPAVSRPPTEAERGAAGNAAVLGLLRGSGAPVPAPPVRPRPEAPPSARPAALFPEAPQAAAPTLPPNPEVAEALRELRKELCRETGLSAFVIFPNATLDALAARQPRTLAELRGLPGLGDKRIEAYGERIVDAVLTALDG; encoded by the coding sequence ATGACCGCTGTCCTTCCGCCCACCGATCAGCGCGCCCTGGACCTCCTGAAAAGCGTCTGGGGCTACGGCGCCTTCCGGGGGGTGCAGGCCGACATCGTGCGGACGGTGGCCCAGGGCGGCAACGCGCTGGTCCTGATGCCCACGGGCGGCGGCAAGAGCCTGTGCTATCAGGTGCCCGCGCTGCTGCGGGACGGGGTAGGCGTCGTCGTCTCGCCCCTGATCGCGCTGATGAAAGACCAGGTGGACGCCCTGCGGCAGGTCGGCGTGCGGGCGGCCTTCCTGAACTCGACCCTGCCGCCCGAAGGGGTGCGCGAGGTCGAGGCCGCGCTGATGTCCGGAGACCTCGACCTGCTGTACGTGGCGCCCGAGCGGCTGCTGCTGGGGCGGACCCTCGACCTGCTCTCGCAGGCCCCGGTGGCGCTCTTTGCCATCGACGAGGCGCACTGCGTTTCTCAGTGGGGCCACGACTTCCGGCCCGAGTACGGGCAGCTTCATGTGCTGCCGCAGCGCTTTCCGCAGATCCCCCGCCTCGCCCTGACGGCCACCGCCGACGAGCGCACGCGGGCGGACATCCTGCGTGTGCTGGACCTGGGGGACGCCCCGCAGTTCATCTCGTCGTTCGACCGCCCCAACATCCAGTACCGGGTGGCGGCCAAGGAGGGGCCGAAGTCGCAGCTGCTGGACTTCATCCGCACCGAGCACCCGGGCGACGCGGGCATCGTGTACTGTCTCTCGCGCAAGTCGGTGGAGGAGACCGCCAGATGGCTCCAGGCGCAGGGCGTGGACGCGGTCGCCTACCACGCGGGCCTCTCGCCGCGCGAGCGCAACGCGGCCCAGGAGCGCTTCCTGAACGAGGAAGGATTGATCGTGGTCGCCACGGTCGCTTTCGGCATGGGGATCGACAAGCCCAACGTGCGTTTCGTGGCGCACCTCGACCTGCCCAAGAGCCTGGAAGGCTACTACCAGGAGACGGGCCGCGCCGGGCGCGACGGCCTGGGCAGCACCGCCTGGATGGTCTACGGCCTGGCCGACGTGGTGAACGTCAAGCGGATGCTCTCGCAGAGCCTGGCCCCCGAGGACGTGAAACGGGTCGAGGCCGCCAAGCTCGACGCGCTGCTGACCTACTGCGAGGCCGCGACCTGCCGCCGTCAGGTGCTGCTCTCGTATTTCGGGGAGACCCTGCCGGAGCCGTGCGGCAACTGCGACGTGTGCCTGACCCCTCCGCGCGTGCGCGACGCCACCCGGGAAGCCCAGATGGCGCTCTCGGCCGTGGTCCGCACCGGCAACCGCTTCGGCGCCGCGCACCTCACCGACGTATTGCTGGGCCGCGACACCGAGAAGGTCCGGGCGATGGGGCACCACACGCTGCCCACCTTCGGCGTGGGGCGAGACCACGACGAGAAGACCTGGCGCGGGCTGCTGCGCCAGCTGGTCAGCCTGGGGTACCTCGCGGCGGGCGAGCACCACGGCCTGACGGCGACGGCCAAAGCCCGCGCGATCCTGAAGGGCGAGGAGACGCTGACCCTGCGCGAGGACACCCTGGCTCCGAGGGCGGCCCGCGCCGGGCGGGACCGGGCCGCCCGGGGCAACCGCGCCCCGGTGGACGCCCAGGACCAGCCGCTGTTCGGGGCGCTGCGCCAGTGGCGGCTCTCGAAGGCCCGCGAGCAGGCCGTCCCCCCCTACGTGATCTTCAACGACGCGACCCTGAAAACCATTGCCGAGCTGCGGCCCGGCAGCCTGAACACCCTGGGCAGCGTGGGCGGCGTCGGATCACGCAAGCTCGCGGAGTACGGCGAGGAGGTGCTGGCGGTGGTGCGGGAGCATTCGGGGGGCAGCCAGCGGCCAGCGGTCAGCCGCCCGCCCACGGAGGCCGAACGCGGCGCGGCGGGCAACGCGGCGGTGCTGGGGCTGCTGCGGGGAAGCGGCGCCCCGGTCCCGGCGCCCCCCGTTCGCCCGCGCCCGGAAGCTCCGCCTTCCGCCCGGCCCGCCGCCCTTTTCCCGGAGGCGCCCCAAGCTGCCGCTCCCACCCTGCCCCCCAACCCCGAGGTGGCCGAGGCGCTGCGCGAACTTCGCAAGGAACTGTGCCGCGAGACAGGCCTGAGCGCCTTCGTGATCTTTCCCAACGCGACCCTCGACGCCCTGGCCGCCCGGCAGCCGCGCACCCTGGCCGAGCTGCGCGGGTTGCCGGGACTGGGGGACAAGCGCATCGAGGCGTACGGGGAGCGCATCGTGGACGCGGTGCTGACCGCGCTGGACGGGTAG